A single Oryctolagus cuniculus chromosome 16, mOryCun1.1, whole genome shotgun sequence DNA region contains:
- the LOC100346512 gene encoding lysosomal alpha-mannosidase, producing the protein MLNVHLLAHTHDDVGWVKTIDQYYDGVQNELHHGAVKNILDSVISALRAEPSRRFVYVEMAFFSRWWHQQTFTTRQAVWELVHQGRLEFANGGWVMNDEAATHYGAIVDQMTLGLRFLQDTFGDDGRPRVAWHIDPFGHSREQASLFAQMGFDGFFLGCVDYQDKELREKKQEMELVWRGSTSLEPPTADLFTGVLPSVYDPPKNVCWDLLCEVKVLEDHPYSPQNNTKALVDYFLDVATDQFWKYRTNHTVMTMGGDFHYEKADMWFTNLDKLIRLVNAEQANGSRVHVLYSTPACYLWELNKANLTWSLKEDDFFPYADVPHQFWTGYFSSRPALKRYERVSYNFLQVCKQLEALASPAANVGPYGSGDSAPLEEAMALLQHHDAITGTSRQLVAEDYARRLAAGWGRCEVLLSNALARLSGSQEAFSICPELNISVCPLSQTSARFQVAIYNPLARKVDRMVRLPVSAGAFLVKDPSGHTVPSDVLLLPQPEGQKPSPELLFSASVPALGFSIYSVSRVSLQRSNTHTPQPIPQKPGSDVLVIKNEFIRATFDPETGLLIRIHDVEQKLVLPVSQSFFWYTAGTESIMDSQVSGAYIFNPRQVKPFPMSRSAQIRLVKTPLVQEVHQNFSAWCSQVVCLYRGQRHLELEWTVGPIPVGDKWGKEVISRFDTPLDTKGYFYTDSNGREILKRRRNYRPTWNLNQTEPVAGNYYPVNTRIYITDGKKQLTVLTDRSQGGSSLQDGSLELMVHRRLLGDDNRGLMEALVQEGPGLRVRGRHLVLLDVISKASAGHRLLAEEVLAPQVVLAPGGGAPYHSGAFWGTQFSGLRRELPPSVHLLTLARWGPDKLLLRLEHQFASGEDSGRNLSSPVTLNLQRLFSTFTITRLQETTLAANQPRANASRLQWTPDTGLVRNLTVPPVDLAAITLQPMEIRTFVASILWRQNPRGHREAPSQD; encoded by the exons ATGCTGAACGTTCACCTGCTGGCTCACACACATGATGACGTGGGCTGGGTGAAAACAATAGACCAGTACTATGATGGGG TTCAGAATGAGCTCCACCACGGCGCTGTGAAGAACATCCTGGACTCGGTCATTTCCGCCCTGCGGGCAGAGCCCAGCCGCAGGTTCGTCTACGTGGAGATGGCCTTCTTCTCCCGTTGGTGGCACCAGCAGACATTCACAACCCGGCAAGCGGTGTGGGAGCTGGTGCACCAGG GGCGCCTGGAGTTTGCCAACGGTGGCTGGGTGATGAACGACGAGGCGGCCACCCACTATGGCGCCATCGTGGACCAGATGACGCTGGGGCTGCGCTTCCTGCAGGACACGTTCGGCGACGACGGGCGCCCCCGTGTGGCCTGGCACATCGACCCCTTTGGGCACTCTCGGGAACAGGCTTCGCTCTTTGCGCAG ATGGGCTTTGATGGCTTCTTCTTGGGGTGCGTGGATTACCAGGACAAAGAGCTGCGGGAGAAGAAGCAGGAGATGGAGCTGGTGTGGCGGGGCAGCACCAGCCTGGAGCCCCCGACTGCTGACCTCTTCACTG GTGTCCTCCCCAGTGTGTATGACCCACCGAAGAATGTATGCTGGGACCTGCTTTGTGAAGTCAAGGTCCTGGAGGATCACCCTTACAGCCCTCAAAACAACACCAAGGCCCTGGTTGATTACTTCCTTGATGTGGCCACTGACCAG TTCTGGAAGTACCGCACCAACCACACTGTGATGACCATGGGTGGTGACTTCCATTATGAGAAAGCCGACATGTGGTTCACTAACCTTGACAAGCTCATCCGGCTGGTCAACGCAGAG CAGGCAAACGGGAGCCGCGTCCACGTGCTCTACTCCACCCCCGCCTGTTACCTCTGGGAGCTGAACAAGGCCAACCTCACCTG GTCGCTGAAGGAGGACGACTTCTTCCCGTACGCCGATGTCCCCCACCAGTTCTGGACCGGCTACTTCTCCAGCCGGCCGGCCCTCAAGCGCTATGAGCGTGTCAGCTACAACTTCCTGCAG GTGTGCAAGCAGCTGGAGGCGCTGGCGAGCCCGGCGGCCAACGTGGGCCCCTATGGGTCAGGAGACAGTGCTCCCCTAG AGGAGGCCATGGCCTTGCTGCAGCACCACGACGCCATCACGGGCACCTCCCGCCAGCTCGTGGCGGAGGACTACGCGCGccggctggctgctggctgggggcGATGCGAG GTTCTCCTGAGCAACGCCCTGGCGCGGCTCAGCGGCTCCCAGGAGGCTTTCTCCATCTGCCCGGAGCTCAACATCAGCGTCTGCCCGCTCAGCCAGACATCGGCGCG GTTCCAGGTCGCCATTTACAACCCCCTGGCCCGGAAGGTGGACCGCATGGTGCGGCTGCCAGTCAGTGCGGGCGCTTTCCTCGTGAAGGACCCCAGTGGCCACACGGTGCCCAGCGAT gtgctgctgcttccccaaccAGAGGGACAGAAGCCCAGCCCAGAGCTGCTGTTCTCTGCCTCGGTGCCGGCCCTGGGCTTCAGCATCTACTCCGTATCCCGAGTGTCTCTCCAGAGATCCAATACCCACACCCCCCAGCCCATTCCCCAGAAGCCTGGGTCTGATGTGTTGGTCATCAAAAACGAG TTCATCCGGGCTACATTCGACCCGGAGACAGGCCTCTTGATACGGATTCACGATGTGGAGCAGAAACTCGTGCTGCCTGTGAGCCAGTCTTTTTTCTG GTACACTGCCGGTACAGAAAGCATAATGGACAGTCAGGTCTCTGGGGCCTACATCTTCAATCCCAGACAAGTGAAACCATTCCCCATGAGCCGCAGTGCTCAGATCCGACTTGTGAAG ACGCCCTTGGTGCAGGAGGTGCACCAGAACTTCTCAGCCTGGTGCTCCCAGGTGGTTTGCCTGTACCGCGGACAGCGCCACCTGGAGCTGGAGTGGACGGTGGGGCCCATCCCTGTGGG TGACAAGTGGGGGAAGGAAGTGATCAGTCGCTTCGACACACCGCTGGACACCAAGGGCTACTTCTACACGGACAGCAATGGCCGGGAGATCCTGAAGAGGAG GAGGAATTATCGGCccacctggaacttgaaccagacagAGCCAGTGGCAGGGAACTATTATCCAGTCAACACTCGAATTTACATCACG GACGGGAAGAAGCAGCTGACGGTGCTGACGGATCGctcacagggaggcagcagcctgcAGGATGGCTCCCTGGAGCTCATG GTGCACCGAAGGCTGCTGGGGGATGATAACCGTGGGCTTATGGAGGCGCTGGTCCAGGAGGGCCCCGGGTTGCGTGTACGAGGGCGCCACCTAGTGCTACTGGACGTGATCTCCAAGGCGTCCGCGGGGCACCGGCTGCTGGCAGAGGAGGTCCTGGCCCCGCaggtggtgctggcccctggtgggGGCGCCCCCTACCACTCCGGAGCCTTCTGGGGCACACAG TTCTCCGGGCTGCGCCGGGAGCTCCCGCCCTccgtgcacctgctcaccctggcCCGCTGGGGCCCAGACAAATTGCTGCTGCGCTTGGAGCACCAGTTCGCCAGTGGGGAGGACTCGGGCCGCAACTTGAGCTCCCCTGTGACCTTGAATTTACAG AGGCTGTTTTCCACCTTCACCATCACCCGCCTGCAGGAGACCACGCTGGCAGCCAACCAGCCCCGGGCCAACGCTTCCAGGCTCCAGTGGACCCCAGACACTG gccttGTGCGTAACCTCACTGTGCCCCCTGTGGACCTGGCCGCCATCACTTTGCAGCCCATGGAGATCCGCACATTTGTGGCCTCGATCCTGTGGAGACAGAACCCCCGGGGCCACAGGGAAGCCCCCTCCCAAGACTGA